One genomic window of Nicotiana sylvestris chromosome 10, ASM39365v2, whole genome shotgun sequence includes the following:
- the LOC104212160 gene encoding uncharacterized protein, giving the protein MNAIKDTVSEKLSRLFSDSPSKSSDQQPPDQARPYTKEGRSLSSILSFFLPSTNFVKLRDQNDVKSLQSHSFTWRSKSFSWRDRPLERYTDCDDHDDYKEMPNEPFYTPRCNGEPNSARSVASGFEAFEDAPDGDNLEQSVPNLIDDSVFISPGLYDFFQSSLPNIVKGCQWVLLYSTAKHGISLRTLIRKSADTSGPCLLITGDKQGAVFGGLLEAPLKPTAKRKYQGTIQTFVFTTVYGEPRLFRPTGANRYFYLCMNDFLALGGGGHFALCLDGDLLSGNSGPCDTFGNSCLAHNEEFELKNVELWGFTHASRYLTS; this is encoded by the exons ATGAATGCCATAAAAGATACAGTTTCTGAGAAGCTTTCACGTCTTTTTTCTGATTCTCCTTCTAAATCTTCTGATCAACAACCTCCTGATCAg GCCAGGCCATACACCAAAGAGGGTAGATCTTTATCATCTATACTTTCTTTCTTTCTACCGTCAACAAATTTTGTTAAGCTCAGAGATCAAAATGATGTCAAGTCACTTCAATCTCATTCTTTTACGTGGAGAAGTAAAAGTTTCTCATGGCGCGATAGACCTTTGGAAAGATACACAGATTGTGATGATCATGATGATTACAAAGAGATGCCGAACGAACCATTCTATACACCTAGATGTAATGGAGAGCCTAATTCTGCAAGGAGTGTCGCCAGCGGTTTCGAAGCTTTTGAAGATGCTCCTGATGGAGACAATTTAGAGCAATCCGTGCCTAATCTCATTGATGATTCTGTTTTCATTTCTCCGGGCTTGTATGATTTTTTCCAGTCTTCCCTCCCTAATATAGTGAAAGGTTGTCAATGGGTCTTGTTATATAG CACTGCGAAACATGGTATATCTCTTCGTACTCTAATTCGCAAGAGCGCTGATACTTCTGGTCCTTGCTTACTG ATTACTGGTGATAAGCAAGGTGCTGTATTTGGTGGGTTGCTTGAGGCACCACTCAAGCCTACCGCGAAGAGGAAGTACCAA GGAACAATTCAAACATTTGTATTCACAACTGTATATGGTGAACCAAGACTATTTAGACCTACGG GTGCCAACAGATATTTTTACTTGTGCATGAATGATTTCCTTGCACTTGGAGGCGGTGGACATTTCGCATTATGCTTGGACGGAGATCT GTTATCTGGCAATAGTGGACCTTGTGATACATTTGGCAACTCGTGCTTGGCACATAATGAAGAGTTTGAGTTGAAGAATGTTGAG CTGTGGGGTTTTACACATGCATCTCGGTACCTTACCTCGTAG
- the LOC104212161 gene encoding pre-mRNA-processing factor 19-like yields MNCSISGEVPEVPVVSMKSGLIFEKRLIERHISDYGKCPVTGEPLTMDDIIPVKTGKIVKPRPVQAASIPGMLGMFQIEWDGLMLSNFALEQQLHTARQELSHALYQHDAACRVIARLKKERDEARALLAQAERQVPVAATTTATNGDALSNGKRAAAAEEEMGPGGKKIRPGISGDVIKELQDCNAALSQQRKRRQIPATLAPVDAVERYTQLNSYPLHKTNKPGILSLDIHYPKDIIATGGVDSNAVIFDRPSGQIVSTLSGHSKRVTSIRFAAEGELVVTGSADKTVRVWQSSENGNYDCKHTLKDHSAEVQAVTVHATNKYFVTASLDGTWCFYELASGLCLAQVADASESEGYTSAAFHPDGLILGAGTSGALVKIWDVKSQANVAKFDGHVGAVTAISFSENGYFLATAAQDGVKLWDLRKLRNFRSFTPYDEDTATQSVEFDHSGSYLALGGSDIRVHQAASVKSEWNLIKTFPDLSGTGKATCLKFGPDAKYIAVGSMDRNLRIFGLPGEDQSES; encoded by the exons TTTCCGGTGAGGTACCGGAAGTGCCAGTAGTGTCAATGAAATCTGGACTTATTTTTGAGAAGCGTTTAATTGAAAGACACATCTCG GATTATGGTAAATGTCCGGTCACTGGAGAGCCACTGACAATGGATGACATTATTCCAGTTAAAACTGGCAAG ATAGTGAAGCCCCGACCTGTGCAGGCCGCCAGTATTCCTGGGATGTTGGGAATGTTTCAGATA GAGTGGGATGGTCTGATGCTATCCAATTTTGCATTGGAACAACAATTACATACTGCAAGGCAAGAGCTGAGTCATGCTCTATATCAG CATGATGCTGCATGCCGGGTAATTGCTAggttgaaaaaggaaagggaCGAGGCAAGAGCATTGCTTGCACAGGCTGAAAGACAAGTACCCGTGGCAGCAACTACAACTGCAACTAATGGTGATGCTTTAAGCAATGGGAAAAGAG CTGCTGCTGCGGAGGAGGAGATGGGTCCTGGTGGTAAGAAAATTCGCCCAGGAATATCAGGCGATGTTATTAAAGAGCTTCAAGATTGTAATGCTGCTCTTTCACAACAAAGGAAAAGGCGACAG ATTCCTGCAACATTGGCTCCGGTTGATGCTGTTGAAAGATATACCCAGCTGAATAGTTATCCTCTTCATAAAACAAACAAACCAGGCATTTTGTCTCTGGATATCCATTATCCTAAG GACATCATTGCTACTGGTGGAGTTGATTCAAATGCTGTGATCTTTGATCGGCCTTCAGGGCAGATTGTATCGACACTAAGTGGTCACTCAAAGAGG GTTACCAGTATCAGATTTGCTGCTGAGGGTGAACTAGTAGTTACTGGCTCTGCAGATAAG ACAGTACGTGTGTGGCAAAGCTCTGAAAATGGAAATTATGACTGTAAGCATACTTTGAAGGATCACAGTGctgag GTGCAAGCTGTCACAGTCCATGCAACCAATAAGTACTTTGTGACGGCTTCTCTTGATGGCACATGGTGTTTTTATGAACTTGCTTCTGGTTTATGCCTTGCTCAG GTAGCAGATGCTTCAGAATCTGAGGGCTACACATCTGCAGCTTTTCATCCTGATGGTCTGATCCTTGGAGCAGGAACTTCGGGGGCTCTGGTCAAGATATGGGATGTAAAAAGCCAG GCAAATGTTGCAAAATTTGATGGCCATGTTGGAGCAGTAACTGCAATCTCCTTCTCAGAAAATGGTTATTTCTTAGCA aCCGCAGCCCAAGATGGCGTCAAACTTTGGGATTTACGCAAATTGAGAAACTTCAGAAGCTTTACTCCTTATGATGAAGATACAGCAACTCAATCAG TGGAATTTGACCACAGTGGAAGTTATCTTGCATTAGGAGGCTCAGATATAAG AGTTCATCAAGCTGCAAGTGTCAAGTCCGAATGGAATCTCATCAAAACTTTCCCTGACTTGTCAGGCACAG GTAAAGCAACATGTCTGAAATTCGGACCAGATGCGAAATACATAGCTGTTGGATCCATGGATCGGAATTTAAGAATATTCGGGCTGCCTGGGGAGGATCAATCAGAGAGTTAG